The genomic interval CCGTGCTACGACACGCAGGAGAATGACGTTCCTCCTCGCCGTTGTCCTCTCCATTATCACGACAGGTATGATTGGTACACCCGCTTTCTCCCAGAACTGGAGACTGGCCCAACCCACATACCCTACTACCGACGCATTTGTTATCACCTACTCCGTTGCCGACTATGGTGCCAGCGGCGATGGTGTGACAGATGTTACCAGCATCTTCCAGGACCGCCTGAATGCTTTAGGCGCCTTAGGTGGCGGTACCTTGTATGTGCCTGCCGGCAAATACCTTATCCGTGGTAACCTGCTCATTCCGAAGGGCATCACCCTGCGCGGTGAATGGCAGAAACCTGTCAAAGGCCAGCCCATCAACGGTACCGTCCTGATGGCTTACGCCGGCCGTGGCGACGAGAATGCCACTCCTTTCATTACCATGCAGACCTCCGCCGCCGTTCGCGACCTGGCCATCTGGTACCCGGAACAACTGCCGGATAATATCACACCCTATCCACCGGCCATCGTTTTCGGAGCACCGAATTACTTTGGTAATGAATTCTGCAATGCCAGGAATCTTACTTTCGTCAACGCCTATACCGGTATCCTGTTTTCAAGAACGAATGGCGGTACCTGCCCGGTGATCAACGGCGTATATGGTACACCCTTGTCCAGAGGTGTGGAGATAGACAATATCGTTGACGTGGGAAGGATTGAAAATGTCAACTTCTCTCCCGCTTACTGGGCTGGCTCCGGACTGCCGAATGCTCCCGCTGCCGGCAGCTCCTACGCGAACTGGATCTATCAGAATGGCACCGGTATCGTGATGCGCAGGAACGACTGGTCATACACCGCGTTCGTAGATGTTGAAGGATATGCTATCGGCTTCCATGCTGTTACTTCTATTCCCAGCGCCCCGGCTATTCCTAACGGACAGAACTACGCGATGACCTTTACTAATTGTAAAACTGGTATCTATGCAGAAGTGGTCAGCAATGTAGGTATCATGTTTGCCCGTTGCACGACGGTTAACTGTGCCACTGGTCTGGCCATCGGCGGAGGTTCTTCCACTAATGGCGCCTTACAGCTGCATACCTGTACTCTCGGAGGATCCATTGATGCCATTACCGCTGATCCCACCTGCGTAGCCAGGATCATGCTGCAACAGTGTACCATTACCGGCGGTAACGTGACCATCGGTGGCGGCACCTTCGCCGCGTCTGACTGCGACTTCAATAACAAAGCTCCGCAGATAGTACTGGGCGCTAACGCAAGAGGTATCATCACCGGCAACCGTTTCAAAAATGGTGTAAGTATCGAAAACAACTCACTCTATACCAACGCCATAGACCATACGCCGCTGACACTAAAGAAACTGCCGCCCTTTCCTACCATCACACAAACCACGCATAAACCGTCCAGGCAGGTACTCTACCTGGCCACAGCAGCACCTTTCAATGCCAAACCTGATGGCGTGACAGACAATACCACCGCTATCCAGAATGCGCTGACCAAAGCCGGTACAGACGGCGGCGGTATCGTGTTCCTCCCGCCGGGGAAATATAAAGTGACTGGTCACCTGACAGTACCAGGCAACGTAGAGCTCAAAGGCGCAGCCGACAACAGCACTACACCTACTGGTCCCGGCGCCGTGCTGGAACCATACGCTGATAAAGGCAATCCTAATGGTACGCCTTTCATCAAACTATCTGCCGGTAGTGGTCTGCAGGGCATCACTATCAACTACCCGGAACAAATGGCTTCACTGGCGCCTAATTTCCCTGCATATCCTTACACGATACAGGTAACAGGCAGCGATGTCTATATCATCAATGTAGGCCTCCGCGCCGTGTATAACGGTATAGATATGTTCACCTACCAGTGTAACAACCACTATGTTGACTGGCTGGCCGGGCACGTATTCCACAACGCCGTTAAAGTGGGCGGCGGCACCAGCGGCGGACAAATCTCCAACACCCAGTTCAATACCATCGCCTATGCTGCCGGTGCGGAATCAAAATTCGGCAGCTGGCCCAACTCACCTCAGGGCGATAACTCAGCCATTTACGCCTACCAATTAAACAATATGGATTTCATCATCCTGGGCAATGCACAAAACGAAATATTGTACAACGATTTCGTATATGGCGCACATCATGGACTGATCCTCGCCAATGAAGGCAGTGGCGCCTCAGGCATCAGTATGGGCCTCGGACTGGACGGAACAAAAAATGCGATCAGCTTCGAAAAGCTGGGTGCCGGCGGCTTTGACTTCATCAACAGTCAGATCGTAGCCCTGAACAACAACCAGGACACTTCTACCAGCTATCTCAATACTACCAGCACCTTCACTGGTCAGATCAACCTGTTCAACTCCGACTACTGGGGTAATCCAGCCAGGTCTATCGTCACAACCGGCGGTACGATCAACATGCAGTCGGCCAATTTCGCAGAACCGGGCTTCCAGCACTGGGGCGTCATCCGCGGTGGGTCACTGAGCCTGCATAACTCCACTATCTGGCCCGTAGGGACTTTGCTGAATGCTGGTGCAGAACCTGCATTCTCTGCACAATCTTCCATCATCGACAGTTCCAACATCGACGCTTATAAAGCCGTCCTGTGGAAAAATAACCTGGGTAACATCTGGGCAGTTTCGGTAGCTGGCGCGATGGACAGGCAAGGCTGGACAGCCTCCGCTTCTGTAAACACCAACAACGCCAGGAATGCGCTTGACAGCAACGCCACAACACGTTGGGATACCCAGGGCAGCCAGGTAAGCGGACAAACCTTCACAGTCGACATGAAAACAGTCAATACCATCAACCGGATCGTACTTGATGCTACCGACAGTCCCTTCGACTCTCCCGCCGGTTACAGCGCTTATATCTCTATCGACGGCGTTAACTGGGGTAGCCCAATCGCTTCAGGCGCCGGCCCTGAAGGAATGACACTCATCACCTTCCCCGAAAAAGTGGGCCGTTACATCCGCATTGTACAGACAGGCTCCAAGGGCAACTACTGGTCCATCCACGAGTTCTATGTATTTGGCCGTGTGAATGTGGCCAGCGTAAGCGTAAC from Chitinophaga filiformis carries:
- a CDS encoding carbohydrate-binding protein → MITARATTRRRMTFLLAVVLSIITTGMIGTPAFSQNWRLAQPTYPTTDAFVITYSVADYGASGDGVTDVTSIFQDRLNALGALGGGTLYVPAGKYLIRGNLLIPKGITLRGEWQKPVKGQPINGTVLMAYAGRGDENATPFITMQTSAAVRDLAIWYPEQLPDNITPYPPAIVFGAPNYFGNEFCNARNLTFVNAYTGILFSRTNGGTCPVINGVYGTPLSRGVEIDNIVDVGRIENVNFSPAYWAGSGLPNAPAAGSSYANWIYQNGTGIVMRRNDWSYTAFVDVEGYAIGFHAVTSIPSAPAIPNGQNYAMTFTNCKTGIYAEVVSNVGIMFARCTTVNCATGLAIGGGSSTNGALQLHTCTLGGSIDAITADPTCVARIMLQQCTITGGNVTIGGGTFAASDCDFNNKAPQIVLGANARGIITGNRFKNGVSIENNSLYTNAIDHTPLTLKKLPPFPTITQTTHKPSRQVLYLATAAPFNAKPDGVTDNTTAIQNALTKAGTDGGGIVFLPPGKYKVTGHLTVPGNVELKGAADNSTTPTGPGAVLEPYADKGNPNGTPFIKLSAGSGLQGITINYPEQMASLAPNFPAYPYTIQVTGSDVYIINVGLRAVYNGIDMFTYQCNNHYVDWLAGHVFHNAVKVGGGTSGGQISNTQFNTIAYAAGAESKFGSWPNSPQGDNSAIYAYQLNNMDFIILGNAQNEILYNDFVYGAHHGLILANEGSGASGISMGLGLDGTKNAISFEKLGAGGFDFINSQIVALNNNQDTSTSYLNTTSTFTGQINLFNSDYWGNPARSIVTTGGTINMQSANFAEPGFQHWGVIRGGSLSLHNSTIWPVGTLLNAGAEPAFSAQSSIIDSSNIDAYKAVLWKNNLGNIWAVSVAGAMDRQGWTASASVNTNNARNALDSNATTRWDTQGSQVSGQTFTVDMKTVNTINRIVLDATDSPFDSPAGYSAYISIDGVNWGSPIASGAGPEGMTLITFPEKVGRYIRIVQTGSKGNYWSIHEFYVFGRVNVASVSVTPSSGTLNIGNTQQLTAAILPAKATNQAKTWTSSNPAIATVDTSGKVTAIAAGIVTITVTTVDGNKTASCIDTVKAPNNAYSGTPAAIPGKIEAENFDNGGQAIAYSDADPANNGGLYRSEGVDVEACADGGYDVGYIAAGEWLNYTVNITTPGTYTLQARIASPYGSRRLHVELDGVNISGTINIPNTGGWQTYQTLAVTTPALTTGIKTLRIMMETDGFNIDYLTLTRTSTTSIIATTATTTTGTTATTTIGTITKPANNTADIVVYPNPVTGNQLNLQLANHTAGKYRVVLFNSLHQPVVTTTIGVGKGNSTYPLPLQNKLPAGYYILEVIDQKGNSEARKIIVQ